The following proteins are co-located in the Hemiscyllium ocellatum isolate sHemOce1 chromosome 47, sHemOce1.pat.X.cur, whole genome shotgun sequence genome:
- the LOC132836598 gene encoding NF-kappa-B inhibitor beta-like — translation MEVAPQLLNGIASKQMTKLGTGKVAAPWGGQVKSDSMGLPAEIEGDDYYDSGIGSLSELQVRQFNELGGVDQSVDGGESRDGMGQMSPGTEPDICLSTQKRSETGVGQITQGIEDVKLSGTGQITLGTELGTSQEAMDELKELRHYRTEDMDSALHLSVIHEKEDFFVTILCYIKDAEYLNLQNDLNQTALHLAVIVRRADFVERLVVAGANLLLQEKDGNTALHLACMERATSCVHVLLFHHTLGLRSSSLFDQSQVTQQLNCYNYKGLTPLHLAVKVNDVHIVEYLLQSNVDINAKERSAGRTALHLAVEEQNQQIVKLLLDWCADVHAQMYSGYTPICLAVCRPNWSITQMLRDYGSSEPDTDEESEENEEIDEDGMGEYDDFVVHGC, via the exons ATGGAGGTGGCCCCGCAGCTGTTAAATGGCATCGCATCCAAACAGATGACCAAGCTGGGCACTGGTAAAGTGGCAGCGCCGTGGGGTGGTCAGGTTAAGTCGGACAGCATGGGGCTACCTGCTGAGATAGAGGGCGATGACTACTACGACAGTGGCATTGGCTCCCTCAGTgagctgcaggtcaggcagttcaACGAGTTGGGTGGCGTTGACCAGAGTGTTGATGGTGGGGAGAGCAGGGATGGCATGGGGCAAATGTCCCCAGGCACCGAGCCTGACATCTGCCTGTCCACCCAGAAGCGGTCAGAGACAGGTGTTGGCCAGATCACCCAGGGCATTGAGGATGTGAAACTGAGTGGCACTGGTCAAATCACCCTGGGAACAGAGCTGGGCACTTCCCAAGAAGCAATGGATGAGTTGAAGGAATTGCGCCACTATCGAACTGAAGACATGGACTC ggcACTGCACCTTTCTGTCATCCATGAGAAAGAAGACTTTTTCGTCACTATTCTCTGCTATATAAAGGATGCTGAATACCTCAACCTGCAGAATGACTTGAACCAG ACGGCACTGCATTTGGCTGTGATCGTTAGGCGTGCTGATTTTGTGGAGAGGTTGGTGGTTGCCGGGGCAAACTTATTGCTGCAAGAGAAGGATGGGAACACTGCCTTACACCTAGCGTGCATGGAAAGAGCTACCAGCTGTGTTCATGTTCTCCTGTTTCATCATACTCTTGGTCTAAGGAGTTCCAGTCTTTTTGACCAATCCCAGGTCACACAGCAGCTGAATTGCTACAACTATAAAG GACTCACGCCATTGCACTTAGCTGTCAAGGTCAATGACGTTCATATTGTCGAATATCTTCTGCAATCTAACGTTGATATAAACGCAAAG GAGAGGTCAGCAGGCCGAACTGCTTTACATCTGGCAGTAGAGGAACAAAATCAGCAAATTGTCAAACTCTTGCTGGACTGGTGCGCAGACGTTCACGCTCAGATGTACAGTGGCTATACACCAATTTGTCTGGCTGTGTGCAGGCCTAATTGGAGCATAACGCAGATGCTCAGAGACTATGGCTCTTCAGAACCAGATACAGATGAGGAGTCGGAGGAGAATGAAGAAATTGATGAAGATGGCATG